The genome window GTTGCTGGTGCTGGGTCGGTGATGTCATCTGCAGGAACATACACTGCTTGAATTGAGGTGATTGATCCATTGATCGTGTTGGCGATTCGTTCTTGGAATGCACCCATTTCGGTTGCAAGAGTTGGTTGATATCCAACTGCGGATGGCAATCTGCCCAGTAGCGTTGAAACTTCAGATCCTGCTTGGACAAATCGGAAGATATTATCAATAAATAGTAAAACGTTTTTCTTTTCTTGATCGCGGAAATATTCTGCCATGGTAAGTCCGGTCATACCCACGCGCAGTCGTGCACCCGGCATTTCACCCATTTGCCCAAAAACTAACGCGGTTTTATCAAGGACTCCCGAGCGCTTCATTTCCAGCCATAGCTCGTTACCTTCTCGCGTTCGTTCACCGATACCGGTAAATACTGATACACCGCCATGCTCGGTTGCGATATTGCGAATCAGTTCTTGTACTAAAATTGTTTTTCCAACCCCGGCACCGCCAAAAAGACCGATTTTTGATCCTTTAACGTACGGACAAATAATATCAACAACTTTAATTCCCGTTTCTTGGATTTCATCAGTAATTTTTTGTTCGATAAATGGTGGTGTTTCGCGATAAATGGGCCATCGTTTATCGGTTACTAGCGGCTCTTTATCATCGATAGTTTCACCAAGCACGTTAAATATCCGTCCAAGTACTGCTTTGCCAACGGGCACGGTAATTGGGGATCCGGTATCATGGACCTGTAATCCTCTGCAGATATTGAACATATTATCAATTGCTATGCAGCGTACAAGGCCGTCA of Candidatus Babeliales bacterium contains these proteins:
- the atpD gene encoding F0F1 ATP synthase subunit beta; this encodes MAEIKEDNLNNGYVLRVSGTIIDVQFERAHAPNILNELHVLIPESNGTPATHIVVEVAQQLGDGLVRCIAIDNMFNICRGLQVHDTGSPITVPVGKAVLGRIFNVLGETIDDKEPLVTDKRWPIYRETPPFIEQKITDEIQETGIKVVDIICPYVKGSKIGLFGGAGVGKTILVQELIRNIATEHGGVSVFTGIGERTREGNELWLEMKRSGVLDKTALVFGQMGEMPGARLRVGMTGLTMAEYFRDQEKKNVLLFIDNIFRFVQAGSEVSTLLGRLPSAVGYQPTLATEMGAFQERIANTINGSITSIQAVYVPADDITDPAPATTFMHLDASTVLSRKLVELGLYPAIDPLQSNSKGLDPHIVGKKHYAVARNIQNILQRYKELQDIIAILGMEELSEEDKQTVNRAKRIQKFLTQPLFTAEFASGIPGQYVPRTKAISDFERIINGECDNWPEHAFYMVGTIEQAEEKGKQLQTL